A part of Neodiprion pinetum isolate iyNeoPine1 chromosome 4, iyNeoPine1.2, whole genome shotgun sequence genomic DNA contains:
- the LOC124215804 gene encoding cuticle protein 64-like: MGAVIELTISSKPVTCARCSIVKVILLVALCVGVNSSRSENEDVAAEAGADLGQDNTDAGSITDESSGSSSLKPTKRGVYYPGPALGTHGGHGVHRHGGYLGYGGGYGYGGGYGYGGYGSYGDGSFYTVPQPVAVPVPVPITRHVPVAKPVPVPVPVPVVVHRHVPFPVTVNRPVPVPVPVPHPVAIPVPVHYAPFYGGDFGAGYAPGYGGGAAGYGHGFGSPGFGHGYGYGGYGGHGHHHHHHFKGHHHHH, encoded by the coding sequence GTAATTCTACTGGTAGCCCTCTGCGTGGGTGTTAACTCGAGCCGAAGCGAAAACGAGGATGTTGCCGCCGAAGCTGGAGCCGATCTCGGTCAAGACAACACCGATGCCGGTTCAATCACCGACGAAAGCTCCGGGTCTTCATCCCTGAAACCAACCAAACGAGGCGTCTACTATCCGGGACCAGCACTCGGGACTCACGGAGGTCACGGCGTTCACAGACACGGAGGATACTTGGGATACGGTGGCGGTTACGGATATGGTGGCGGCTACGGATACGGTGGATACGGTAGCTACGGCGACGGATCGTTCTACACGGTTCCTCAACCTGTCGCAGTCCCCGTTCCCGTTCCGATAACGAGACACGTCCCGGTCGCGAAGCCGGTCCCGGTCCCGGTTCCCGTCCCGGTTGTGGTCCACCGCCACGTCCCTTTCCCGGTGACCGTGAACCGGCCGGTTCCCGTTCCAGTCCCGGTTCCACATCCGGTGGCCATCCCGGTCCCAGTTCACTACGCCCCGTTTTACGGCGGCGATTTTGGAGCTGGATACGCGCCTGGATATGGCGGTGGAGCAGCCGGCTATGGTCACGGTTTTGGGAGTCCAGGGTTCGGCCATGGCTACGGATACGGTGGCTACGGGGGACACGGTCACCACCATCATCACCACTTCAAGGGCCACCATCATCATCACTAG